A genomic segment from Dietzia psychralcaliphila encodes:
- a CDS encoding FAD-dependent oxidoreductase: protein MTTTTTTTPTTPTPTTTTPTTTRSGPRSTEPAPTTKADVVIVGGGIGGTALACGLAGSGLEVVLLEKVAQYHDIVRGEWLSPWGMQEARRLGVEDALAAGGAWEIREWVQWDETTDPDEAGSVDLTGLLPEIGGPQTFPHHQVCEQMAFQAADSGIEVILGASRVEIGRGDRRQVHYTGADGARHTIDAGFVVGATGRSNIVGRQLGLKMDLTVHHRGAGLLVDGLDEWPSDTQAMGTEGDVMFMVFPQGYGTARLYLNYDPAHTRRYCGPDAVTEFLESFRLRCLADRGDYIADHASPVGELTVWPSMSGVPLGDFVWDGVALIGDEAGSCDTVLGTGLSSALRDARHVRDVLLGPDWSVDAFSEYVRERGARMDRLHHGAHIYHELFVEFGEYAVARRRRARRLMSENDAYQVTGLLNMIAPELVPDFGFSEFFTERLLLETR, encoded by the coding sequence GTGACGACGACGACCACGACCACACCCACGACACCGACGCCGACGACCACGACTCCGACGACGACGAGGTCCGGCCCGAGATCCACGGAACCCGCACCCACGACGAAGGCCGACGTGGTGATCGTCGGTGGTGGCATCGGCGGGACCGCCCTCGCGTGCGGTCTGGCGGGATCGGGCCTCGAGGTGGTGCTGCTCGAGAAGGTCGCTCAGTACCACGACATCGTCCGGGGCGAATGGTTGTCCCCGTGGGGGATGCAGGAGGCACGCAGGCTCGGAGTAGAGGATGCCCTCGCGGCCGGCGGTGCCTGGGAGATCCGGGAATGGGTCCAGTGGGACGAGACGACCGACCCGGACGAGGCCGGATCCGTGGACCTCACGGGCCTCCTGCCGGAGATCGGTGGCCCTCAGACGTTCCCGCACCACCAGGTGTGCGAGCAGATGGCCTTCCAGGCGGCCGACTCCGGGATCGAGGTGATCCTCGGCGCCTCGCGTGTGGAGATCGGGCGCGGCGATCGCCGTCAGGTCCACTACACCGGAGCGGACGGGGCACGTCACACCATCGACGCCGGGTTCGTCGTGGGCGCCACCGGCCGGTCCAACATCGTGGGCCGTCAGCTCGGGCTGAAGATGGACCTCACGGTGCATCACCGGGGTGCCGGACTCCTGGTCGACGGGCTGGACGAGTGGCCCTCCGACACCCAGGCGATGGGGACCGAGGGTGACGTCATGTTCATGGTGTTCCCGCAGGGCTACGGCACTGCCCGCCTGTATCTCAACTACGACCCCGCGCACACCCGGCGCTACTGCGGGCCCGACGCGGTGACCGAGTTCCTCGAGTCGTTCCGGCTCAGGTGCCTGGCCGACCGCGGCGACTACATCGCCGACCACGCGTCCCCCGTCGGCGAACTGACGGTGTGGCCCTCGATGTCCGGCGTGCCACTGGGCGACTTCGTCTGGGACGGGGTCGCCCTTATCGGGGACGAGGCCGGGTCCTGCGACACGGTCCTGGGCACCGGGTTGTCCTCCGCCCTGAGGGACGCCCGGCACGTGCGCGACGTCCTGCTCGGCCCGGACTGGTCCGTCGACGCGTTCTCGGAGTACGTCCGAGAGCGCGGGGCCCGGATGGATCGCCTGCACCACGGTGCGCACATCTACCACGAGTTGTTCGTCGAGTTCGGCGAGTACGCGGTGGCCCGCCGCCGCCGGGCCCGGCGGCTGATGAGCGAGAACGACGCGTACCAGGTCACAGGGTTGCTCAACATGATCGCCCCCGAACTCGTACCGGACTTCGGGTTCAGCGAGTTCTTCACCGAACGACTGCTACTGGAGACACGATGA
- a CDS encoding nitroreductase family protein: protein MRRRLDLERPVPREVLLEAIDVAQQAPTADNAQNWRWLVVTEPETKEELGELFRTAWEFHRSEMTQRAGRRRDSASSRRNMASAETLAMNVARVPALVIPCVLGAPPDPADIDARWMVANAHKADGDPAFSVRPGHLRSSMFYGSVYPAVWSLQLALRARGLGSTVTCLHLPFRDRAAEILGIPRGITQICMLPVAYTIGTDFRPARRHPAAERTFWESWGRGQ from the coding sequence GTGCGACGGCGGCTCGACCTCGAGCGCCCGGTTCCGCGGGAGGTGCTGCTGGAGGCGATCGACGTGGCGCAGCAGGCGCCGACGGCCGACAACGCGCAGAACTGGCGCTGGCTGGTGGTCACGGAGCCGGAGACCAAGGAGGAGCTCGGTGAGCTCTTCCGGACGGCGTGGGAGTTCCACCGTTCGGAGATGACGCAGCGGGCGGGGAGGCGGCGCGATTCCGCGTCCAGCCGGCGGAACATGGCCTCGGCCGAGACGCTGGCGATGAACGTGGCCCGTGTCCCCGCGTTGGTGATCCCGTGCGTCCTCGGTGCGCCGCCCGATCCGGCGGACATCGACGCCAGGTGGATGGTGGCCAACGCGCACAAGGCCGACGGCGATCCCGCGTTCTCGGTGCGGCCCGGTCACCTGCGCTCGAGCATGTTCTACGGGTCCGTCTACCCAGCGGTGTGGTCGCTGCAGTTGGCGCTGCGCGCGCGGGGGCTGGGCAGCACGGTGACGTGCCTGCACCTGCCGTTCCGGGACCGGGCTGCCGAGATCCTGGGGATCCCCCGGGGGATCACCCAGATCTGCATGCTCCCCGTCGCCTACACCATCGGTACCGACTTCCGTCCGGCGCGCCGGCACCCTGCCGCCGAGCGGACCTTCTGGGAGAGCTGGGGGAGAGGACAGTGA
- a CDS encoding beta-ketoacyl-[acyl-carrier-protein] synthase family protein — translation MAPQPVVVTGVGVICAAGRDTTEFWTSLMGGRSGIDEATTGPFAEFDARFAGRVPDEWFMAAARAGLPGIDRTAALAVAAAREAYEGAGLDRARPEPDRVGLVLGKCQGTPTADGGYQQIHKTADVVAEQLGSRGPRVLLSTACAAGGNCIGLARDKLLTGEADVVLAGGVDPLQFGTYAGFAGLRALSTEPCRPYSASTGLNLGEGAAFLVVERLDHARERGATILAEVAGYGLSADAYHATAPDPTGRGGTSAVRRALADAGLGPDDVDYVCGHGTGTPANDAMERKVMRNVFGDRASSVPTSGIKSFLGHTLGAAGAIEGVASVLAIMHQTAPPTIGFDDDATDSPTADSSLDFVPNTARSMPIDTVVSTNYAFGGNNVAVVLRAPDENRPGAELPEREVVITGLGPVTGAGVGIGDFSAVVAGDTTGPDSGVTPQPDLAGRAFAPRTMWRQANSLSRLAIAASRLAWEDAALALRRNELENVGVMYATESGSRESVGDYDDSVLANPNSPAIHSFSNVVLNATGGAVCQALGFRGPTTTVCGGEASATLAMECGIETIRAGKAEVVFVVAADEVDDGTGITGASAIVLESADHARDRGATPYARIIASRHVGEGVGSTAAEEFGRTVAGADLTGLDAVYGDGAELVPGMESVTTAGVTGRCGSVTAALDVVIAAERISREGAGTTVVHAHAPGSVRGTVVLGRP, via the coding sequence ATGGCACCGCAACCCGTGGTCGTCACCGGTGTCGGCGTGATCTGCGCCGCCGGCCGTGACACGACCGAGTTCTGGACGTCCCTGATGGGCGGAAGATCCGGTATCGACGAGGCCACCACCGGGCCGTTCGCGGAGTTCGACGCCCGGTTCGCCGGTCGGGTCCCGGACGAGTGGTTCATGGCCGCTGCTCGTGCCGGGCTACCCGGGATCGACCGGACTGCCGCGCTCGCGGTGGCGGCGGCCCGGGAGGCGTACGAGGGCGCCGGGCTGGACCGGGCACGGCCGGAACCCGACCGCGTCGGCCTGGTCCTCGGGAAGTGCCAGGGGACCCCCACCGCGGACGGCGGGTACCAGCAGATCCACAAGACTGCGGACGTCGTGGCCGAGCAGCTCGGGTCCCGCGGGCCGCGGGTCCTGCTGTCGACCGCGTGTGCGGCCGGAGGGAACTGCATCGGGCTCGCCCGGGACAAGCTCCTCACCGGGGAGGCGGACGTGGTGCTCGCGGGCGGGGTGGACCCTCTGCAGTTCGGCACCTACGCCGGGTTCGCGGGTCTGCGTGCGTTGAGCACCGAACCGTGCCGGCCCTACAGCGCGTCCACGGGGCTGAACCTGGGTGAGGGGGCGGCGTTCCTCGTCGTCGAACGCCTCGACCACGCGCGTGAGCGCGGCGCCACCATCCTGGCTGAGGTCGCCGGGTACGGACTCTCCGCCGATGCCTACCACGCGACCGCCCCCGATCCGACCGGCCGCGGTGGCACCTCGGCGGTGCGGCGGGCCCTGGCCGACGCCGGGCTGGGCCCGGACGACGTCGACTACGTGTGCGGCCACGGGACCGGGACGCCCGCCAACGACGCGATGGAGCGCAAGGTGATGCGCAACGTCTTCGGTGATCGCGCGTCCAGCGTCCCCACCAGCGGGATCAAGTCCTTCCTCGGGCACACGCTCGGGGCGGCGGGCGCAATCGAGGGCGTCGCGTCGGTCCTGGCGATCATGCACCAGACCGCGCCGCCCACCATCGGGTTCGACGACGACGCCACCGACAGTCCCACCGCCGACAGCTCCCTCGACTTCGTCCCCAACACCGCGCGGTCCATGCCGATCGACACCGTCGTGTCGACGAACTACGCGTTCGGCGGCAACAACGTCGCCGTGGTCCTGCGCGCCCCGGACGAGAACCGGCCGGGAGCGGAGCTGCCGGAGCGGGAGGTGGTGATCACCGGACTCGGTCCGGTGACCGGAGCCGGAGTGGGGATCGGTGACTTCTCGGCTGTCGTCGCCGGCGATACGACCGGCCCCGACTCCGGGGTGACGCCGCAGCCCGATCTCGCCGGCCGGGCCTTCGCACCGCGCACCATGTGGCGGCAGGCCAACTCGCTGTCCAGACTCGCGATCGCCGCCTCCAGGCTGGCCTGGGAGGACGCGGCACTGGCACTGCGCCGCAACGAGCTCGAGAACGTCGGCGTGATGTACGCGACCGAATCAGGGTCCCGCGAGAGCGTCGGCGACTACGACGACAGTGTCCTGGCCAACCCGAACAGCCCCGCGATCCACAGCTTCTCCAACGTCGTCCTCAACGCCACCGGCGGCGCGGTGTGCCAGGCGCTGGGGTTCCGCGGCCCCACCACCACCGTGTGCGGTGGCGAGGCCTCGGCGACCCTGGCGATGGAGTGCGGGATCGAGACCATCCGGGCCGGGAAGGCCGAGGTGGTCTTTGTGGTCGCCGCGGACGAGGTGGACGACGGCACCGGGATCACGGGAGCCTCGGCCATCGTCCTCGAGTCCGCGGATCACGCCCGTGACCGGGGGGCGACCCCCTACGCCAGGATCATCGCCAGCCGCCACGTCGGTGAGGGCGTGGGGTCCACCGCCGCCGAGGAGTTCGGGCGCACGGTCGCCGGGGCGGATCTGACCGGGCTGGACGCGGTCTACGGGGACGGCGCGGAGCTGGTCCCGGGGATGGAGTCCGTCACCACCGCCGGGGTGACCGGCAGGTGCGGCTCGGTGACCGCGGCACTCGACGTGGTCATTGCCGCGGAGCGGATCTCCCGGGAGGGCGCGGGAACGACCGTCGTCCACGCGCATGCGCCCGGCTCGGTCCGCGGCACCGTGGTGCTGGGGCGGCCGTGA
- a CDS encoding glycine cleavage T C-terminal barrel domain-containing protein has product MSTFITPLSTVHPDDAVTELVGDSVVVSEYEDSHAEYSSLRDRAGLVDLGGAALILVAGRDAPGFLQDVLARDVEFLTPERTLTSLVLDDDGHIVDVVVVWGHDDGAIVESSVGGGTRLLDHLRARATGEVEITDLRGERTVIAIEGPYSWGVIGRLIDNELAALPLDSVVEAIWSDVDVLFARSGFTGEYGYKMIVPVDRAAELWALAAAEATPVGNDAYELAMLEVRQPVARHETGGGVGVIESGTSWLVDITKESFVGRGAVDAEFGAQGGRRTVGFITDGDVPAAGTPVTAGTETVGEVVHAVESYGTGRVLGLARLDRDLAAAGLVLDVADAPAETVTSPYVTPKSWSIPIV; this is encoded by the coding sequence ATGAGCACCTTCATCACCCCCCTGTCCACCGTCCACCCGGACGACGCCGTGACGGAACTGGTCGGCGACTCCGTGGTGGTGAGCGAGTACGAGGACAGCCACGCCGAGTACTCGAGCCTCCGCGACCGCGCCGGACTGGTCGACCTGGGCGGCGCCGCCCTGATCCTGGTGGCTGGCCGGGACGCGCCCGGGTTCCTCCAGGACGTCCTGGCCCGCGACGTCGAGTTCCTCACCCCCGAGCGGACGCTCACCAGCCTGGTCCTCGACGACGACGGGCACATCGTTGACGTCGTTGTGGTCTGGGGCCACGACGACGGCGCGATCGTCGAATCATCCGTCGGCGGGGGGACGCGCCTTCTCGATCACCTGCGCGCCCGGGCGACCGGCGAGGTCGAGATCACCGACCTGCGTGGCGAGCGGACCGTCATCGCCATCGAGGGCCCGTACTCCTGGGGAGTGATCGGCCGACTGATCGACAACGAGCTGGCCGCGCTGCCGCTCGACTCGGTCGTCGAGGCCATCTGGTCCGACGTGGACGTCCTGTTCGCCCGTTCGGGCTTCACCGGGGAATACGGCTACAAGATGATCGTGCCCGTGGACCGGGCGGCGGAGCTGTGGGCACTGGCCGCAGCCGAGGCCACGCCGGTCGGCAACGACGCCTACGAGCTGGCGATGCTCGAGGTCCGCCAGCCCGTCGCCCGGCACGAGACCGGTGGTGGGGTGGGCGTCATCGAGAGCGGCACCAGCTGGCTGGTCGACATCACCAAGGAGTCGTTCGTCGGTCGGGGTGCGGTCGACGCGGAGTTCGGGGCGCAGGGCGGCCGTCGCACCGTGGGCTTCATCACCGACGGGGACGTCCCCGCCGCGGGCACCCCGGTCACCGCGGGCACCGAGACCGTCGGGGAGGTCGTCCACGCCGTGGAGAGCTACGGCACGGGACGGGTCCTGGGCCTCGCGCGCCTCGACCGGGACCTCGCTGCGGCCGGCCTGGTGCTCGATGTGGCCGATGCGCCCGCGGAGACGGTCACCAGCCCGTACGTGACCCCCAAGAGCTGGTCCATCCCGATCGTCTGA
- the fabZ gene encoding 3-hydroxyacyl-ACP dehydratase FabZ, whose translation MTSTRIRTGQVAMDCDEIRERIPHRWPMLLLDRITEIEPGTYGTGIKNVTSTEMWFQGHFPDQAVLPGVVIIESLAQLSGVVFSLAGAGPVSYLAGVRSMRFRRPVVPGDTLLLRSERSAGGRGFAEYRVSARIGDSVAAEGVLSISDPSPRPTNGHS comes from the coding sequence ATGACGTCGACCAGGATCCGGACCGGCCAGGTGGCCATGGACTGCGACGAGATCCGTGAGCGGATCCCGCACCGGTGGCCGATGCTCCTGTTGGACCGGATCACCGAGATCGAACCGGGTACCTACGGAACCGGTATCAAGAACGTCACGAGCACGGAGATGTGGTTCCAGGGGCACTTCCCCGACCAGGCGGTCCTGCCGGGTGTCGTCATCATCGAGAGCCTCGCGCAGCTGTCGGGAGTCGTGTTCTCCCTTGCCGGGGCCGGGCCGGTCAGCTATCTCGCCGGGGTCCGCTCCATGCGTTTCCGCCGCCCCGTCGTCCCCGGCGACACCCTCCTGTTGAGGAGCGAACGCTCGGCTGGTGGCCGGGGGTTCGCCGAGTACCGCGTCTCCGCCCGGATCGGTGACTCGGTCGCGGCCGAAGGCGTCCTCTCGATCTCCGATCCCTCCCCACGACCCACGAACGGACACTCATGA
- a CDS encoding acyl carrier protein produces the protein MNIDEIRETARLRREVCDQIKEMIVERLDLPIAPAWITDDQPLFGRGLELDSLDVLELYVAIEAEFDVALYDSEMTVFGSVSRLAETVRPELIRVPEPV, from the coding sequence GTGAACATCGACGAGATCCGTGAGACCGCCCGCCTCCGCCGGGAAGTGTGTGACCAGATCAAGGAGATGATCGTCGAGCGTCTCGACCTCCCGATCGCCCCCGCGTGGATCACCGATGACCAGCCGCTGTTCGGTCGTGGTCTGGAACTGGACAGTCTCGATGTCCTCGAGCTCTACGTGGCGATCGAGGCCGAGTTCGACGTGGCGTTGTACGACAGCGAGATGACGGTCTTCGGGTCAGTCTCGCGCCTGGCGGAGACCGTCCGGCCGGAACTGATCCGGGTCCCGGAGCCGGTGTGA
- the fabG gene encoding 3-oxoacyl-ACP reductase FabG — protein MFCDGAVALVTGGSRGIGRAAAKEFARSGVHVLVNYSASAGSAQETVSEIAEAGGTAEAVQCDVTEEDSVRDLFKKIRADHRRLDIAVTSAGVTNDRHLVGMSTRQYRETMSVNMDGTFYVCREAMRMMQARRAGAIVTVSSASGLDGGFPGQTNYAASKGAIIAFTRALALEGARHGIRANAVAPGFVETDMTRAVPAHLRNGYANRIRLGRMGYPEEIANIIAFLASDKASFVTGEVLVANGGGLE, from the coding sequence CGCGGCGGCCAAGGAGTTCGCCCGCAGCGGCGTCCACGTCCTGGTCAACTACTCCGCGTCGGCGGGCTCGGCCCAGGAGACGGTCTCCGAGATCGCCGAGGCGGGCGGGACCGCGGAGGCCGTCCAGTGCGATGTCACCGAGGAGGACTCGGTCCGGGATCTGTTCAAGAAGATCCGCGCCGACCACCGTCGGCTCGACATCGCCGTCACGAGCGCCGGCGTGACCAACGACCGCCATCTGGTGGGGATGTCCACCCGTCAGTACCGCGAGACGATGTCCGTCAACATGGACGGCACCTTCTACGTCTGTCGCGAGGCCATGCGGATGATGCAGGCCAGGCGTGCCGGCGCCATTGTCACGGTCTCGTCGGCCAGCGGCCTCGACGGTGGATTCCCCGGACAGACCAACTATGCGGCCTCCAAGGGCGCCATCATCGCGTTCACCCGCGCACTCGCCCTCGAGGGGGCCAGGCACGGCATCCGGGCGAATGCGGTGGCCCCGGGCTTCGTGGAGACCGACATGACCCGCGCCGTGCCCGCCCACCTGAGGAACGGGTACGCCAACCGGATCAGGCTCGGCCGGATGGGGTACCCGGAGGAGATCGCGAACATCATCGCGTTCCTCGCCTCGGACAAGGCCTCGTTCGTCACCGGCGAGGTCCTCGTGGCGAACGGCGGCGGGCTCGAATGA